CTGGGTTCGATTTGTTCCCCCCGGATAAGGCTCTTTATTACGTGGGGCACTATGCCGATATTTACGGACTTTCCCACGAAGAGTTTCTCGGCTTAGGACGGGAGGACACTGGGGATTTGGCGTCACCGTTTAGCATGGCAGCACTGGCGATGAAGACATCGAGCTTTGTCAATGGGGTTGCTCAGCTGCACGGGTTGGTGTCGCGGAAGATGTTTCAGAGTCTCTGGAAAGATTTTCCACTCAATGAGGTGCCGATTACCGCGATTACGAATGGAGTCCACGCCCGCACTTGTGTAGCGAAGTCAACGCAGGAGCTGTATGACCGCTACCTTGGCCCTCAGTGGTCTGACGCGCCAGTAGACGATCCGTTGTGGGAGCGGGTGCAGTCGATTCCAGATGAGGAGTTGTGGCGCAATCACGAGCGTCAGCGGTCAGAACTGGTGGTGTTTGTGCGCGATCGCCTAGTAAGAAAGTTGCGCGATCGCGGTGCTTCTCCCTCTGAGATTGACCAAGCGCAGGAAGTATTAGATCCAACGGTGCTAACAATCGGGTTTGCCCGTCGTTTTGCGACTTATAAGCGAGCAACTCTGTTTTTGCGGAACCTAGACCGGATCAAGAAAATCTTGTTGGGCGATCCAAATCGGCGGGTGCAGTTCGTCATTGCTGGAAAAGCTCATCCCAAGGATATGCCTGGGAAGGAACTGATCCGGGATATCATTCATTTCTCGCGGGAAGAAGGAATGAATGCCAGTGTGGTGTTTATCCCGGACTACGATACTTATGTTGCCCGATTGATGGTGGCGGGTTGTGATGTTTGGCTGAACACCCCTAGGCGTCCGCGAGAGGCATCTGGCACCAGTGGAATGAAGGCGGCGATGAATGGTTTGCCAAATTTGAGCGTGCTGGATGGCTGGTGGGATGAGGCAGATTATGTCCGCACTGGCTGGCCCATCGGTCACGGGGAAGACTATGAAGACCTCAATTATCAAGATGATGTGGAAGCGAATGCTTTGTACGACTTGCTAGAACAGGAAGTCATGCCGCTGTTCTATAACCGGGATGGAGCTGGAATTCCCCGTAAGTGGACTGCCAAAATGAAGGATTCGATTCGGTTGAATTGTCCGTTCTTCAATACGTCGCGGATGGTGCGGGAGTATGCAGTGCGGGGATATTTCCCGGCGAGCGATCGCTACTCTACGATGACCGCAGACAACTACGCCCCCGCCAAGGATGTAGCCGCCTGGAAGCAACGAATCTTCGAGCAATGGTACAACATCAAAATCGAAGAAGTTGATGTCTCAGAACCGGCTGGGATTATGGTCAACCAAACCGTTAGCGTCAAAGCGCGGGTTAATCTGGGGGAACTCAGCTTCGATGATGTTCAAGTTGAACTTTATCAGGGTGCCGTTGGTGTCGATGGGGAGATTGTCAACGGCATTCCCGTAGTGATGAATTACCAAGGCAAAGATCAACAAGGATGTAGTATTTACACTGTTGATATTCTCTATACCTCCAGTGGGTTGCAGGGTTTCTCTTTACGGGTTTTGCCAAAACACAATAATCTATCAAGCCCCTACGAATTAGGACTGATTCTTTGGGCTTAGATAGTTTTGAGTTTTGAGTTATTAATTCAAAATTTAAAACTCGAAATGATTCTTGGGGACGACAATATATCCGGTGGTGTCATCTCCCAGCACCAAATTTCTTTCTAATCCCCAGTACCACCAGTGAGCGCCAACATAGGCACAGATGAGGCTATCTAGCTTATCTTCTAAGGCTTTAAAGGTGGCAAGGGTACTGGGGATTTCTAAGAGAAACGAACCGCCAAGACGCAGAGGACGCAGAGAGGAAGAGGCAGAAGAGACATCTAGTTTTGGTGTCAGGTTGAGTAGGCTATTTACAATATACTGACGGAGTTTTATGAGTTCTATTTGACGTTCTGCTAGTTTTCCTTTTTTGTATTTTAAAATGCGTTCTAAGCTAAATAAGTTGACGATGGCTGGGTGGGGAAATACTTCGATTTGATAGCGTCCCGGTTGTTGGGGTTTGATCGTTGGTGCGTGAGCAAATCCACGGGATTCGAGGCTGAGTCCAAATCCTACGGTGCGTTGGGCGAAGGGGAGTCCTAGATTCGCTGGGTAGCAACCCGCGTGATAGCGACCAAAATATTTGTGGGTAAGTTTATCAGGTAGTCGCGTCCCAGTGGTGTTGGGAATCAGTGTTGGGGCATCGACGGCAATCATCGCCGATTCTGGTGCGGGTGCCCAAGTATCAATCCAGTTAAGGATCTCTTCTATTGTTTCGAGTCTATCTAAATCCAACAGATGCAACTGCCCATCTTCCCATGTGAGGCAGCATAATCCGCTGGGTTGCGATCGCCATCCCAAATCAATGCCTAAAAATTTTATCACGCTGAAATTTATTATCTATCTTAGTGCTTCGTGCCGCTCATCTGGATGAGCGAGCACTTCTTTTTCTCAAATCTGCAAATTCGTATTCAAGACTGGTTAAATTCTGTTGCGAAGGATTCCAAGGTGTATTCTGAGGTAAGTGAAAGGCTGATTTATGGCTCTTAATTCGTTTCATGGTCAAGCGATTAGCTGCTTAAGTTTTAATTTAGAATTCAGCGTTAATCGAAGGTATGCTGAACGTAAAGAAACTAAAGGTATCTCCAAATAGGGTTGCTTATACAGTAGCTACGGATAATTCTTAGGA
This DNA window, taken from Coleofasciculus sp. FACHB-1120, encodes the following:
- the glgP gene encoding alpha-glucan family phosphorylase yields the protein MQPIRTFNVSPALPSRLEPLRKLAYNLHWDWNFETKELFRRLDRDLWESSRHNPVLMLGTISQARLQEVAEDEGFVAHMERASRQLDDYLQERTWYRKHRNEVNGQRTEKKQENSSASSLSPQDSGLRTQECYAYFCAEFGLTDCLPIYSGGLGVLAGDHLKSASDLGLPLVAVGLLYQEGYFAQYLNADGWQQERYPVNDFYNMPLHPECNPDGSELRISVEYPGRTVYARVWRVQVGTVPLYLLDTNIEPNNPYDHDITDELYGGDLDMRIHQEMMLGIGGFRMLKALGYKPTVYHLNEGHSAFLILERIRMLMQEEKLDFAAAKQVAQASQVFTTHTPVSAGFDLFPPDKALYYVGHYADIYGLSHEEFLGLGREDTGDLASPFSMAALAMKTSSFVNGVAQLHGLVSRKMFQSLWKDFPLNEVPITAITNGVHARTCVAKSTQELYDRYLGPQWSDAPVDDPLWERVQSIPDEELWRNHERQRSELVVFVRDRLVRKLRDRGASPSEIDQAQEVLDPTVLTIGFARRFATYKRATLFLRNLDRIKKILLGDPNRRVQFVIAGKAHPKDMPGKELIRDIIHFSREEGMNASVVFIPDYDTYVARLMVAGCDVWLNTPRRPREASGTSGMKAAMNGLPNLSVLDGWWDEADYVRTGWPIGHGEDYEDLNYQDDVEANALYDLLEQEVMPLFYNRDGAGIPRKWTAKMKDSIRLNCPFFNTSRMVREYAVRGYFPASDRYSTMTADNYAPAKDVAAWKQRIFEQWYNIKIEEVDVSEPAGIMVNQTVSVKARVNLGELSFDDVQVELYQGAVGVDGEIVNGIPVVMNYQGKDQQGCSIYTVDILYTSSGLQGFSLRVLPKHNNLSSPYELGLILWA
- a CDS encoding DUF429 domain-containing protein — protein: MKFLGIDLGWRSQPSGLCCLTWEDGQLHLLDLDRLETIEEILNWIDTWAPAPESAMIAVDAPTLIPNTTGTRLPDKLTHKYFGRYHAGCYPANLGLPFAQRTVGFGLSLESRGFAHAPTIKPQQPGRYQIEVFPHPAIVNLFSLERILKYKKGKLAERQIELIKLRQYIVNSLLNLTPKLDVSSASSSLRPLRLGGSFLLEIPSTLATFKALEDKLDSLICAYVGAHWWYWGLERNLVLGDDTTGYIVVPKNHFEF